One region of Wyeomyia smithii strain HCP4-BCI-WySm-NY-G18 chromosome 3, ASM2978416v1, whole genome shotgun sequence genomic DNA includes:
- the LOC129727156 gene encoding centrosomal protein of 104 kDa isoform X1, which translates to MAKKISFKVVFASDEDSDYPASELNSHSPTVHGWRSNLASPVSPKEIVLRFFNPARIVRIQVLAHQYYIPERIELWIHYSSKSAPSTPSSQSFEYMGFVALSDNSNTNYASRELQSVTVAPKVGSHLKLRLGPPYPNHFNKDNQVALLAINILGEELSHEELASMQSNAASLSITPSNIDMLTNALHSMCDDLSYSMYVEESICDVVRKMEVLKLQAVQDERFEYARKLKLCMTALRTAGERLGRYALAKRQAVQQEDFSTARLRKEQIEMYRKAVFDQLKVDILLQSDKSVTSNDSCSELYASKPTLPSPPSLQDVASALSENTLPTMTEVTVHHHALLDAADAITTNSTNSVPGCSASVGKAQDTTAGKLQHTLGRPEDIPNSPLLSHKGRSPMRSPTNTGSLRRRNKSAPRNSYEDYDERAISTLASHTNDFLRECQGTAMIESDSGKLRSKLNDREKRQAALPILIFGMELVELIYSRQFTDREEGLVRLRGILKHDGEEVLSVGPNKICRSATLLLHRGVRDAVFSVFSQATETVRMLFTDFVPNRVSQSEVGRSVDRLLPELLSKSGDPSARVHTLAQHTILSIAACQEVRDQHLIAPALSRPVGSGTHPRLALSRMQMLEQLVLSQGISSDKQSGLACRTLSEAGCSGIHHPAESVRKVAERVLLLVYKVNPRLVRKQLPPDDDITRRNLLYRQLFTEFDKIDLQRKKEMLESKQFSGPTSFAGINSPPMSNSSKSSPPVEVRSRALRYDSAGGAGRSIVSFSDGTHSSWQSELSSLKLQDSNLSPVRRPESAGIIKSKSGHAIGHHHHWSGEERCESSYYEKPDCNGKDLEVVAKQKLSQPRTMLYDSTVGFLESENGAGSRKSSNSDSFEGSDNEIRCPFCDWICHGDPSQLDKHYWKSCPVLTKCPQCSQILEVAAVTAHLINECEAKTSYVTCERCTESVHKDLYEYHMMEDFCRELTTGAARCPLCHDDVLLPLDGGWKRHLLSRSGCLGNSRRRANV; encoded by the exons ATGGCCAAGAAAATCTCATTTAAAGTGGTGTTCGCCTCGG aCGAAGATTCGGATTACCCGGCAAGTGAGCTAAACAGTCACAGTCCAACAGTTCACGGATGGCGATCGAATCTGGCTAGTCCGGTATCACCGAAGGAAATTGTCCTTCGGTTCTTCAATCCAGCCCGGATCGTGCGGATTCAAGTGTTGGCTCATCAATATTATATAC CGGAACGCATTGAGCTGTGGATTCACTATTCAAGCAAGAGCGCACCGAGTACTCCATCCAGCCAAAGCTTCGAATACATGGGATTCGTAGCACTTTCGGATAACTCGAACACCAACTATGCGTCTCGTGAATTGCAAAGCGTCACGGTAGCTCCAAAAGTTGGTTCGCATTTGAAGCTGCGACTCGGTCCTCCATACCCAAATCACTTCAATAAAGACAACCAAGTCGCTTTGTTGGCAATCAATATTTTAGGCGAAGAACTATCCCATGAAGAACTGGCATCGATGCAATCCAACGCGGCATCACTTAGTATTACACCGTCAAATATTGATATGTTGACCAATGCTTTGCATTCGATGTGTGACGATCTATCGTACTCAATGTACGTAGAAGAGAGTATTTGTGATGTTGTAAGAAAGATGGAAGTTTTGAAGCTTCAAGCGGTTCAAG ATGAACGTTTCGAGTATGCAAGAAAGCTGAAGCTTTGTATGACGGCCTTACGTACCGCAGGTGAGCGACTCGGTCGATATGCGCTGGCTAAACGACAAGCCGTTCAACAGGAAGACTTCAGTACGGCACGGCTTCGCAAAGAGCAGATTGAAATGTACAGGAAAGCAGTGTTTGATCAACTGAAGGTTGATATTTTACTTCAGAGTGATAAAAGTGTAACGAGTAACGATTCCTGCTCGGAATTATACGCATCTAAACCGACGTTGCCTTCACCGCCCAGCTTACAAGATGTTGCCAGTGCTTTATCTGAGAATACTTTGCCAACTATGACAGAAGTGACTGTCCATCATCACGCGCTTTTGGACGCTGCTGACGCCATTACCACCAATTCAACGAATTCTGTTCCCGGCTGCAGCGCATCTGTGGGCAAAGCACAAGATACTACGGCTGGAAAGCTGCAACACACACTGGGTAGGCCAGAAGACATTCCGAATTCACCACTGTTGAGTCATAAAGGACGTAGCCCCATGCGGTCTCCTACCAATACGGGTTCTCTACGTCGACGCAATAAAAGTGCTCCACGCAACAGTTACGAGGACTACGATGAGCGAGCCATTTCTACTCTGGC CTCCCATACGAACGATTTCCTAAGAGAGTGTCAAGGAACGGCAATGATTGAAAGTGATTCCGGTAAGTTGCGTTCGAAGCTAAACGATCGGGAAAAGAGACAAGCTGCTTTGCCTATTTTAATTTTCGGAATGGAACTGGTTGAGTTGATCTATTCGCGACAGTTTACCGACCGAGAGGAAGGACTTGTGCGATTGAGAGGTATTCTGAAGCATGACGGTGAGGAGGTTCTATCGGTTGGACCTAACAAGATCTGCCGAAGTGCGACATTGTTGTTACACCGTGGAGTTCGTGATGCGGTATTCTCCGTGTTCAGCCAAGCAACGGAGACTGTGCGGATGCTATTTACAGATTTTGTGCCAAACCG GGTATCACAAAGTGAAGTAGGTCGATCGGTAGATCGACTTCTTCCTGAACTGTTATCAAAAAGTGGTGATCCTTCCGCGAGAGTCCACACTTTGGCCCAGCATACGATTTTGAGCATCGCAGCTTGTCAGGAAGTCAGGGATCAACATTTGATCGCTCCGGCGCTTTCCAGACCGGTTGGAAGTGGCACTCATCCCCGCTTGGCACTGAGTCGAATGCAGATGTTGGAACAGTTGGTGCTCAGTCAAGGAATATCGAGTGACAAGCAAAGTGGGTTAGCGTGTAGGACACTGTCCGAGGCAGGTTGCTCAGGCATCCATCATCCAGCGGAATCAGTTCGAAAGGTAGCTGAACGTGTCCTGCTTTTAGTCTACAAAGTTAATCCGAGGCTAGTCAGGAAACAGCTGCCACCGGATGACGACATCACCCGCAGGAATCTTCTATATCGACAACTATTCACCGAGTTCGATAAAATTGATCTTCAG CGCAAAAAGGAAATGCTAGAGAGCAAACAGTTCAGTGGTCCAACTTCCTTTGCTGGCATAAATTCTCCGCCGATGTCGAACAGCTCGAAGAGCTCTCCTCCGGTTGAAGTACGCAGCAGGGCGCTTCGATACGACAGTGCCGGAGGTGCTGGTCGGTCAATTGTCAGTTTTTCCGACGGTACGCACTCTAGCTGGCAGTCTGAACTCAGTTCATTGAAATTGCAGGATTCCAACTTGAGTCCGGTGAGACGACCCGAATCGGCTGGAATAATCAAGAGCAAAAGTGGGCACGCCATTGGTCATCACCATCACTGGTCCGGAGAGGAGCGCTGCGAAAGTTCCTATTACGAGAAACCAGACTGCAACGGAAAGGACCTGGAGGTGGTAGCCAAACAAAAGCTTAGTCAACCAAGAACGATGTTATACGACAGCACGGTGGGGTTCTTGGAGTCCGAAAATGGAGCCGGGTCGAGAAAAAGCTCAAACTCGGATTCCTTCGAAGGAAGCGACAATGAAAT TCGTTGTCCATTTTGCGATTGGATATGCCATGGCGATCCTTCACAGTTAGATAAACACTATTGGAAGTCATGCCCAGTATTAACAAAATGTCCCCAGTGTAGTCAAATATTGGAGGTGGCAGCAGTTACAGCTCACCTAATAA ACGAGTGCGAAGCCAAAACGAGTTATGTTACCTGTGAACGTTGTACTGAATCTGTTCATAAGGATCTCTATGAATACCACATGATGGAAGATTTTTGTCGAG AGCTTACCACCGGTGCTGCCCGATGTCCGCTATGTCATGATGACGtgctcctgcctttggacggtGGCTGGAAGCGTCATCTGCTGAGCCGTTCAGGCTGTCTAGGAAACTCTCGAAGACGTGCTAATGTTTAA
- the LOC129727156 gene encoding centrosomal protein of 104 kDa isoform X2: MAKKISFKVVFASDEDSDYPASELNSHSPTVHGWRSNLASPVSPKEIVLRFFNPARIVRIQVLAHQYYIPERIELWIHYSSKSAPSTPSSQSFEYMGFVALSDNSNTNYASRELQSVTVAPKVGSHLKLRLGPPYPNHFNKDNQVALLAINILGEELSHEELASMQSNAASLSITPSNIDMLTNALHSMCDDLSYSMYVEESICDVVRKMEVLKLQAVQDERFEYARKLKLCMTALRTAGERLGRYALAKRQAVQQEDFSTARLRKEQIEMYRKAVFDQLKVDILLQSDKSVTSNDSCSELYASKPTLPSPPSLQDVASALSENTLPTMTEVTVHHHALLDAADAITTNSTNSVPGCSASVGKAQDTTAGKLQHTLGRPEDIPNSPLLSHKGRSPMRSPTNTGSLRRRNKSAPRNSYEDYDERAISTLASHTNDFLRECQGTAMIESDSGKLRSKLNDREKRQAALPILIFGMELVELIYSRQFTDREEGLVRLRGILKHDGEEVLSVGPNKICRSATLLLHRGVRDAVFSVFSQATETVRMLFTDFVPNRVSQSEVGRSVDRLLPELLSKSGDPSARVHTLAQHTILSIAACQEVRDQHLIAPALSRPVGSGTHPRLALSRMQMLEQLVLSQGISSDKQSGLACRTLSEAGCSGIHHPAESVRKVAERVLLLVYKVNPRLVRKQLPPDDDITRRNLLYRQLFTEFDKIDLQRKKEMLESKQFSGPTSFAGINSPPMSNSSKSSPPVEVRSRALRYDSAGGAGRSIDSNLSPVRRPESAGIIKSKSGHAIGHHHHWSGEERCESSYYEKPDCNGKDLEVVAKQKLSQPRTMLYDSTVGFLESENGAGSRKSSNSDSFEGSDNEIRCPFCDWICHGDPSQLDKHYWKSCPVLTKCPQCSQILEVAAVTAHLINECEAKTSYVTCERCTESVHKDLYEYHMMEDFCRELTTGAARCPLCHDDVLLPLDGGWKRHLLSRSGCLGNSRRRANV; encoded by the exons ATGGCCAAGAAAATCTCATTTAAAGTGGTGTTCGCCTCGG aCGAAGATTCGGATTACCCGGCAAGTGAGCTAAACAGTCACAGTCCAACAGTTCACGGATGGCGATCGAATCTGGCTAGTCCGGTATCACCGAAGGAAATTGTCCTTCGGTTCTTCAATCCAGCCCGGATCGTGCGGATTCAAGTGTTGGCTCATCAATATTATATAC CGGAACGCATTGAGCTGTGGATTCACTATTCAAGCAAGAGCGCACCGAGTACTCCATCCAGCCAAAGCTTCGAATACATGGGATTCGTAGCACTTTCGGATAACTCGAACACCAACTATGCGTCTCGTGAATTGCAAAGCGTCACGGTAGCTCCAAAAGTTGGTTCGCATTTGAAGCTGCGACTCGGTCCTCCATACCCAAATCACTTCAATAAAGACAACCAAGTCGCTTTGTTGGCAATCAATATTTTAGGCGAAGAACTATCCCATGAAGAACTGGCATCGATGCAATCCAACGCGGCATCACTTAGTATTACACCGTCAAATATTGATATGTTGACCAATGCTTTGCATTCGATGTGTGACGATCTATCGTACTCAATGTACGTAGAAGAGAGTATTTGTGATGTTGTAAGAAAGATGGAAGTTTTGAAGCTTCAAGCGGTTCAAG ATGAACGTTTCGAGTATGCAAGAAAGCTGAAGCTTTGTATGACGGCCTTACGTACCGCAGGTGAGCGACTCGGTCGATATGCGCTGGCTAAACGACAAGCCGTTCAACAGGAAGACTTCAGTACGGCACGGCTTCGCAAAGAGCAGATTGAAATGTACAGGAAAGCAGTGTTTGATCAACTGAAGGTTGATATTTTACTTCAGAGTGATAAAAGTGTAACGAGTAACGATTCCTGCTCGGAATTATACGCATCTAAACCGACGTTGCCTTCACCGCCCAGCTTACAAGATGTTGCCAGTGCTTTATCTGAGAATACTTTGCCAACTATGACAGAAGTGACTGTCCATCATCACGCGCTTTTGGACGCTGCTGACGCCATTACCACCAATTCAACGAATTCTGTTCCCGGCTGCAGCGCATCTGTGGGCAAAGCACAAGATACTACGGCTGGAAAGCTGCAACACACACTGGGTAGGCCAGAAGACATTCCGAATTCACCACTGTTGAGTCATAAAGGACGTAGCCCCATGCGGTCTCCTACCAATACGGGTTCTCTACGTCGACGCAATAAAAGTGCTCCACGCAACAGTTACGAGGACTACGATGAGCGAGCCATTTCTACTCTGGC CTCCCATACGAACGATTTCCTAAGAGAGTGTCAAGGAACGGCAATGATTGAAAGTGATTCCGGTAAGTTGCGTTCGAAGCTAAACGATCGGGAAAAGAGACAAGCTGCTTTGCCTATTTTAATTTTCGGAATGGAACTGGTTGAGTTGATCTATTCGCGACAGTTTACCGACCGAGAGGAAGGACTTGTGCGATTGAGAGGTATTCTGAAGCATGACGGTGAGGAGGTTCTATCGGTTGGACCTAACAAGATCTGCCGAAGTGCGACATTGTTGTTACACCGTGGAGTTCGTGATGCGGTATTCTCCGTGTTCAGCCAAGCAACGGAGACTGTGCGGATGCTATTTACAGATTTTGTGCCAAACCG GGTATCACAAAGTGAAGTAGGTCGATCGGTAGATCGACTTCTTCCTGAACTGTTATCAAAAAGTGGTGATCCTTCCGCGAGAGTCCACACTTTGGCCCAGCATACGATTTTGAGCATCGCAGCTTGTCAGGAAGTCAGGGATCAACATTTGATCGCTCCGGCGCTTTCCAGACCGGTTGGAAGTGGCACTCATCCCCGCTTGGCACTGAGTCGAATGCAGATGTTGGAACAGTTGGTGCTCAGTCAAGGAATATCGAGTGACAAGCAAAGTGGGTTAGCGTGTAGGACACTGTCCGAGGCAGGTTGCTCAGGCATCCATCATCCAGCGGAATCAGTTCGAAAGGTAGCTGAACGTGTCCTGCTTTTAGTCTACAAAGTTAATCCGAGGCTAGTCAGGAAACAGCTGCCACCGGATGACGACATCACCCGCAGGAATCTTCTATATCGACAACTATTCACCGAGTTCGATAAAATTGATCTTCAG CGCAAAAAGGAAATGCTAGAGAGCAAACAGTTCAGTGGTCCAACTTCCTTTGCTGGCATAAATTCTCCGCCGATGTCGAACAGCTCGAAGAGCTCTCCTCCGGTTGAAGTACGCAGCAGGGCGCTTCGATACGACAGTGCCGGAGGTGCTGGTCGGTCAATT GATTCCAACTTGAGTCCGGTGAGACGACCCGAATCGGCTGGAATAATCAAGAGCAAAAGTGGGCACGCCATTGGTCATCACCATCACTGGTCCGGAGAGGAGCGCTGCGAAAGTTCCTATTACGAGAAACCAGACTGCAACGGAAAGGACCTGGAGGTGGTAGCCAAACAAAAGCTTAGTCAACCAAGAACGATGTTATACGACAGCACGGTGGGGTTCTTGGAGTCCGAAAATGGAGCCGGGTCGAGAAAAAGCTCAAACTCGGATTCCTTCGAAGGAAGCGACAATGAAAT TCGTTGTCCATTTTGCGATTGGATATGCCATGGCGATCCTTCACAGTTAGATAAACACTATTGGAAGTCATGCCCAGTATTAACAAAATGTCCCCAGTGTAGTCAAATATTGGAGGTGGCAGCAGTTACAGCTCACCTAATAA ACGAGTGCGAAGCCAAAACGAGTTATGTTACCTGTGAACGTTGTACTGAATCTGTTCATAAGGATCTCTATGAATACCACATGATGGAAGATTTTTGTCGAG AGCTTACCACCGGTGCTGCCCGATGTCCGCTATGTCATGATGACGtgctcctgcctttggacggtGGCTGGAAGCGTCATCTGCTGAGCCGTTCAGGCTGTCTAGGAAACTCTCGAAGACGTGCTAATGTTTAA